A region from the Sphingomonas sp. S2-65 genome encodes:
- a CDS encoding SulP family inorganic anion transporter: MISAEPAKSGTLVRDFTASIVVFLVAMPLCMGIAIASGVPPEKGLITGIIGGLVVGAFAGSPLQVSGPAAGLAVIVFELVRDQGLSALGPILVLAGAIQVVAGIFRLGGWFRAISPAVVHGMLAGIGVLIVVGQYHVLFDAKPLSNGLENLAAMPGRLLGLSPSSIEATEIALLLGLLTIAIMLAWEKLRPASLKLLPAALLGVAASTLIAWGMDLGVTRVSVPENIFAAITLPNASFFSRWIDPAVITAALAIAFIASAETLLSAAAVDRMHDGVRTNYNKELRAQGIGNLLCGLAGALPMTGVIVRSSANVQAGAQTRLSTILHGAWILAFVALLPWLLREIPMAALGAVLVVTGARLVNFNHARHLFRDYGLLPVAIWAVTLILVVAEDLLTGVLVGIALSLLELVPHFRRLGLKVDRQQDEGLQTIALSGSATFVALPKLSDALESVSGGGPVRLDLTHLSAVDHTCAELMKDWLQRRRAGGGQVELSGATGKMAAFA, translated from the coding sequence ATGATTTCTGCCGAACCGGCCAAGTCCGGCACCCTGGTGCGGGACTTCACGGCATCGATCGTCGTGTTCCTGGTGGCGATGCCGCTCTGCATGGGCATCGCCATCGCCTCGGGCGTACCGCCTGAAAAGGGGCTGATCACCGGCATCATCGGCGGCCTGGTCGTCGGCGCCTTTGCCGGGTCCCCGCTTCAGGTCAGCGGCCCCGCCGCGGGTCTGGCGGTGATCGTCTTCGAACTGGTGCGCGATCAGGGATTGTCGGCACTCGGACCCATTCTGGTGCTCGCCGGCGCGATCCAGGTCGTCGCCGGCATCTTCCGGCTGGGCGGCTGGTTCCGTGCCATCTCTCCGGCGGTCGTGCATGGGATGCTCGCGGGCATCGGCGTGCTGATCGTCGTCGGGCAATATCATGTGCTGTTCGACGCCAAGCCCTTGTCGAACGGCCTCGAAAACCTCGCCGCGATGCCGGGCCGCCTGCTCGGACTGTCGCCGAGCAGCATAGAGGCGACGGAGATCGCCCTGCTGCTGGGTCTCCTAACCATCGCGATCATGCTGGCCTGGGAGAAACTCCGCCCCGCCTCGCTCAAGCTGTTGCCCGCCGCGTTGCTCGGTGTCGCGGCAAGCACGCTGATCGCGTGGGGCATGGATCTCGGCGTGACTCGCGTCTCGGTTCCGGAGAACATCTTCGCGGCGATCACGCTGCCGAACGCCAGCTTCTTCAGCCGCTGGATCGACCCGGCGGTGATCACCGCCGCGCTCGCCATCGCCTTCATCGCCAGCGCCGAGACTTTGCTGTCCGCCGCGGCCGTCGACCGCATGCACGATGGCGTCCGCACCAACTACAACAAGGAGTTGCGGGCGCAGGGTATCGGCAACCTGTTGTGCGGCCTTGCCGGCGCGCTGCCGATGACCGGCGTGATCGTCCGCAGCTCGGCGAACGTCCAGGCGGGCGCCCAGACGCGGCTTTCCACGATCCTGCACGGCGCGTGGATCCTCGCCTTTGTCGCGCTGCTGCCCTGGCTGCTGCGCGAGATCCCGATGGCCGCGCTCGGCGCGGTGCTGGTGGTGACGGGCGCGCGGCTCGTCAACTTCAACCATGCCAGGCATCTGTTCCGCGACTATGGCCTGCTGCCCGTCGCGATCTGGGCCGTGACGCTCATCCTGGTGGTGGCCGAGGACCTGTTGACCGGCGTGCTCGTCGGCATCGCGCTGTCGCTGCTGGAACTGGTGCCGCACTTCCGCCGGCTTGGCCTCAAGGTCGACCGGCAGCAGGACGAAGGCTTGCAGACGATCGCCTTGTCGGGGTCCGCAACCTTCGTGGCGCTGCCCAAGCTGTCCGACGCGCTGGAATCGGTTTCGGGCGGGGGGCCGGTGCGGCTGGACCTCACGCATCTCTCGGCGGTGGATCACACCTGCGCCGAACTGATGAAGGACTGGCTGCAGCGTCGCCGTGCCGGCGGTGGGCAAGTCGAATTGTCGGGTGCCACCGGCAAGATGGCGGCGTTCGCCTAA
- a CDS encoding TorF family putative porin translates to MKFLVTSTAAAVLFVCSAPGALAQETDPPGPITVSGSAALVSDYRFRGVSQSDEEIAVQAGFTVAHESGFYIGTWGSNLAGWGTFGGANVELDLIGGYKTDIGNGGTLDIGVTWYMYPGGADETDFAEPYVKLGGSLGPVSLTAGVAYAPKQEALGNYSATPYSRGQKEDNLYLWGDGSTGLPGTPVTLKAHIGYSDGNPGLGPNGTSVAPTGKYWDWMLGADVAVGPLTLGVAYVDTDISRSESAYLLPNFSSTKDGGSIADGQAVFSVSAAF, encoded by the coding sequence ATGAAGTTCCTTGTTACTTCCACTGCTGCGGCGGTGCTTTTCGTTTGTTCCGCTCCCGGCGCGCTCGCGCAGGAAACCGATCCGCCTGGTCCGATCACCGTTTCCGGAAGCGCTGCTCTTGTCTCCGACTACCGCTTCCGAGGCGTTTCGCAGTCCGACGAGGAGATCGCCGTGCAGGCGGGGTTCACCGTCGCGCACGAAAGCGGCTTCTACATCGGCACCTGGGGTTCCAACCTGGCTGGCTGGGGCACCTTTGGCGGCGCCAATGTCGAACTCGATCTGATCGGCGGATACAAGACCGATATCGGCAATGGTGGAACGCTCGACATCGGCGTGACCTGGTACATGTACCCGGGCGGCGCAGATGAGACCGATTTCGCCGAACCGTATGTGAAGCTGGGTGGGTCGCTCGGCCCGGTCTCGCTGACCGCGGGCGTCGCCTATGCACCCAAGCAGGAAGCGCTCGGCAATTATTCGGCGACGCCGTACAGCCGCGGGCAGAAGGAAGATAATCTCTACCTTTGGGGGGACGGGTCGACCGGACTGCCAGGGACGCCGGTGACGCTGAAGGCCCATATCGGCTATTCGGACGGTAATCCCGGCCTTGGCCCCAACGGCACCAGCGTAGCGCCGACCGGCAAATACTGGGACTGGATGCTCGGTGCCGATGTTGCGGTCGGGCCGCTCACGCTCGGGGTGGCCTATGTCGATACCGACATCAGCCGCAGCGAGTCCGCCTATCTGCTGCCGAACTTCTCCTCCACCAAGGACGGCGGGTCGATCGCGGACGGGCAGGCGGTGTTCTCGGTCTCCGCGGCCTTTTAG
- a CDS encoding ATP-binding protein → MHLLRPPLGLIGRIFAILLLAILIEFGASTFFYERASQLSVRDDEARRLAEHLIIARKLLDDAPQNARAAVAQDLTTSRYSIGWMPRVPAYLAAAPTLDRIYQQVVVWEPSLTHSNLRLRLNGAPRRAVIVGGLALRDGTWMAFGTREPVRHLGFSLERMLLALAPAVAIILAGGVLVRQTLLPMRRLAHAAEHVGSDIAEAVPEAGPREVRRVITAFNRMQARIHRLISDRTQALAAVGHDLRTPLARLRLRAEAIEDPAVLDAVQADIGEMEAMIGSLLAYLGGEVDLEPQVAADLAVLCATIADDAADHGHLVRYAGPEHLELAIRPMTLKRALINLVENGIHYADQVWVTLHAADDTVTVSVEDDGPGIPEEALKKVLEPFVRLDRARARDTLGLGLGLSIVAKAVEGEGGTLILGNRAEGGLQARIVLPRPRSA, encoded by the coding sequence ATGCATCTGCTCCGGCCCCCACTCGGGCTGATCGGCAGGATCTTCGCTATCCTGCTTCTGGCGATCCTGATCGAATTCGGCGCCAGTACCTTCTTCTACGAACGCGCAAGCCAGCTTTCGGTGCGCGACGATGAGGCGCGCCGTCTGGCGGAGCATCTGATCATCGCGCGCAAGCTGCTCGACGACGCGCCCCAGAACGCCCGGGCGGCGGTGGCGCAGGACCTGACCACTTCGCGGTACAGCATTGGATGGATGCCACGGGTGCCCGCATATCTCGCCGCCGCACCGACACTCGACCGGATCTACCAGCAAGTCGTCGTGTGGGAGCCGAGCCTCACGCATTCCAATCTGCGGCTACGCTTGAACGGGGCGCCGCGGCGGGCGGTGATCGTCGGCGGACTGGCGCTGCGTGACGGAACCTGGATGGCGTTCGGCACGCGCGAGCCGGTGCGGCACCTGGGGTTTTCGCTCGAGCGGATGTTGCTCGCGCTGGCGCCGGCGGTCGCGATCATCCTGGCGGGGGGCGTGTTGGTCCGCCAGACCCTGTTACCAATGCGCCGGCTCGCGCATGCCGCCGAGCATGTCGGGAGCGACATTGCGGAAGCGGTGCCGGAAGCGGGACCTCGCGAAGTGCGGCGGGTCATCACTGCGTTCAACCGCATGCAGGCACGCATTCACCGGCTGATCAGCGACCGAACCCAGGCGCTGGCCGCCGTCGGCCATGATCTGCGTACGCCGCTCGCCCGGTTGCGGCTGCGCGCCGAGGCGATCGAGGATCCGGCGGTGCTCGACGCCGTGCAGGCCGATATCGGCGAGATGGAGGCGATGATCGGATCGTTGCTCGCCTATCTTGGCGGCGAAGTGGACCTGGAGCCGCAGGTTGCGGCGGACCTGGCCGTTCTGTGCGCGACCATCGCCGATGACGCGGCCGATCACGGCCATTTGGTACGCTATGCCGGGCCCGAGCATCTCGAGCTTGCGATCCGGCCGATGACCCTCAAGCGGGCGCTGATCAACCTGGTGGAGAACGGCATCCATTACGCGGATCAGGTGTGGGTGACGCTCCACGCTGCCGACGACACCGTGACCGTGTCCGTCGAGGATGACGGGCCGGGCATCCCCGAAGAGGCGCTGAAGAAGGTGCTGGAGCCGTTCGTTCGGCTCGACCGCGCGCGCGCGCGGGACACCCTGGGTTTGGGCTTGGGGCTCTCCATCGTCGCAAAGGCAGTGGAAGGCGAGGGCGGTACCCTGATCCTGGGGAACCGAGCCGAGGGTGGCCTCCAGGCGCGGATCGTGCTGCCGCGCCCCCGTTCCGCATAG
- a CDS encoding response regulator transcription factor, protein MFQSPLPATAPTIILVEDDPPLRTLTSRALQEHGYRVRPAATGAEMWVALDAGPADLVILDVMLPGTSGIDLCRTLREKSQIPVIFISAKGSETDRVVGLELGADDYLAKPFGTRELIARVRAVLRRGSGRPDGDAQPAQGMLRFDGWTVNLPRRELLSPTGAVIELTGAEFDLLVSLCDHSGRVIARERLIELSRTRLGDSSDRSVDVLISRLRRKLSTAGAKAPIITVRGVGYMLNAPVTRA, encoded by the coding sequence ATGTTCCAGTCTCCCTTGCCCGCGACGGCGCCGACGATCATCCTCGTCGAGGACGATCCGCCGCTGCGGACGTTGACCTCGCGCGCGCTGCAGGAACATGGCTATCGCGTGCGTCCGGCGGCGACGGGTGCCGAGATGTGGGTCGCGCTCGACGCGGGCCCCGCCGATCTCGTTATCTTGGACGTGATGTTGCCTGGCACCAGCGGCATCGATCTTTGCCGAACCCTTCGTGAAAAAAGCCAGATCCCGGTGATCTTTATTTCGGCCAAGGGCAGCGAGACCGACCGGGTCGTCGGGCTTGAGCTCGGCGCCGACGATTATCTCGCAAAGCCGTTCGGCACGCGGGAGTTGATCGCACGGGTGCGCGCGGTGCTGCGCCGTGGAAGCGGGCGGCCCGATGGCGACGCCCAGCCTGCACAGGGGATGCTCCGCTTCGACGGCTGGACGGTCAATCTTCCACGCCGCGAACTGCTTTCCCCAACCGGCGCGGTGATCGAGCTGACCGGCGCCGAGTTCGACCTCCTCGTCAGCCTGTGCGACCATTCGGGTCGCGTGATCGCGCGCGAGCGGTTGATCGAATTGTCGCGGACAAGGCTCGGCGACAGCTCGGATCGCAGCGTCGACGTCCTGATCAGCCGGCTGCGACGAAAGCTGTCGACCGCCGGCGCCAAGGCTCCGATCATCACCGTGCGGGGCGTCGGCTATATGCTCAACGCGCCGGTCACCCGGGCTTGA
- a CDS encoding Nramp family divalent metal transporter, whose translation MNGRGNTEQDDRGWRSAGTQSLPEVFRSVPVPASAVGLRRLAAFAGPGFLVAVGYMDPGNWATDLAGGSAFGYSLLSVILLSNLMAIVLQTLAARLGIATGRDLASACRDAYSRPVAILLWLLCEIAIVACDLAEVIGTAIGLNLLFGLPLVWGVLLTALDVFLILALQKRGFRRLEAFVIALLAIIAGCFAYELIVSRPDLSGVAAGLVPTSQIVTNPAMLYLAIGILGATVMPHNLYLHSAAVQTRNFDPSPEGKRDAAKWATLDTTIALMLALFVNAAILILAAAAFHTAGNTEVAEIQDAYRLLTPTLGAALASTLFAVALLASGQNSTVTATLAGQVIMEGFLRLRLAPWVRRLVTRGLAIIPAGIVAALYGESGTAKLLVLSQVVLSLQLPFAVVPLVQFTSDRTKMGNLTSPRWLKLVAWLVTALIIGLNMKLLLDTMGMTGS comes from the coding sequence ATGAACGGCAGGGGCAACACCGAACAGGATGATCGTGGCTGGCGGTCGGCTGGTACCCAGTCGCTGCCCGAGGTTTTCCGCTCGGTGCCCGTACCCGCATCGGCCGTCGGTTTGCGTCGGCTCGCGGCGTTCGCCGGCCCGGGGTTCCTGGTGGCGGTCGGCTACATGGATCCCGGCAACTGGGCCACCGACCTGGCCGGCGGATCGGCCTTTGGTTATTCGCTGCTGTCGGTCATCCTGCTGTCCAACCTGATGGCGATCGTGCTCCAGACCCTGGCGGCGCGGCTGGGCATCGCCACAGGCCGCGATCTCGCCTCTGCGTGCCGCGACGCCTATAGCCGCCCTGTAGCGATCCTTTTGTGGCTGCTGTGCGAGATCGCGATCGTGGCCTGCGACCTTGCCGAGGTGATCGGCACGGCCATCGGACTCAATCTCCTGTTCGGTCTTCCGCTGGTGTGGGGCGTATTGCTCACCGCGCTCGATGTGTTCCTGATCCTGGCGCTGCAAAAGCGGGGGTTTCGCCGGCTCGAGGCGTTCGTGATCGCGCTGCTGGCGATCATCGCGGGCTGCTTCGCCTATGAGTTGATCGTGTCGCGGCCCGATCTTTCCGGCGTTGCCGCGGGGCTGGTGCCGACGTCGCAGATCGTGACCAACCCGGCGATGCTCTATCTCGCCATCGGCATCCTCGGCGCCACGGTGATGCCGCACAACCTGTATCTGCATTCCGCGGCGGTACAGACCCGCAATTTCGATCCCAGCCCGGAGGGCAAGCGCGACGCTGCCAAATGGGCGACGCTGGACACGACGATCGCCTTGATGCTGGCTTTGTTCGTCAATGCCGCGATCCTGATCCTGGCCGCCGCGGCGTTCCACACCGCCGGGAACACCGAAGTCGCCGAGATCCAGGACGCCTATCGGCTGCTTACCCCGACGCTCGGCGCGGCGCTGGCGAGCACCTTGTTCGCCGTTGCGCTGCTGGCTTCGGGTCAGAACTCGACGGTGACCGCCACGCTCGCCGGGCAGGTCATCATGGAGGGCTTTTTGCGCCTGCGCCTGGCGCCCTGGGTGCGGCGGCTGGTCACCCGCGGCCTGGCGATCATCCCGGCCGGCATCGTCGCGGCCCTGTACGGCGAGTCCGGAACGGCCAAGTTGCTCGTGCTCAGCCAGGTCGTGCTCTCTCTGCAATTGCCGTTCGCGGTGGTGCCGCTGGTTCAATTCACCTCCGACCGCACGAAGATGGGAAATTTGACCAGCCCTCGATGGTTGAAGCTCGTGGCATGGCTGGTCACTGCCCTGATCATTGGCTTGAACATGAAGCTTCTGCTGGACACGATGGGGATGACCGGTTCCTGA
- the mntR gene encoding manganese-binding transcriptional regulator MntR — translation MATSSAERRAAAFRRTREAHKSEVAEDYVELIGDLIAEQGEARLTDVAENMAVTQATAAKIVARLKREGLVENKPYRSLFLTAAGAQMADRSRTRHRVVYDFLRALGLDDAVAEADSEGMEHHVSDGTLEAIAALTVELRSRQSEISLG, via the coding sequence ATGGCAACATCCAGCGCCGAGCGGCGTGCGGCGGCGTTCCGCCGCACACGTGAGGCCCATAAAAGCGAAGTCGCCGAGGACTATGTCGAACTGATCGGCGACTTGATCGCCGAGCAGGGCGAAGCACGCCTTACCGACGTCGCCGAGAACATGGCGGTGACCCAGGCGACCGCCGCAAAGATCGTCGCGCGCCTGAAGCGCGAAGGGCTTGTCGAGAACAAGCCCTATCGGTCGCTGTTCCTCACCGCCGCGGGGGCCCAGATGGCGGACCGGTCGCGTACCCGCCACCGGGTGGTCTATGACTTCCTTCGTGCCCTGGGGCTCGACGACGCCGTCGCCGAAGCTGATTCGGAAGGGATGGAGCATCATGTCAGCGACGGCACGCTGGAAGCGATCGCCGCGCTGACGGTTGAACTGCGCAGCCGGCAAAGCGAAATTAGCCTAGGCTAA
- a CDS encoding PilZ domain-containing protein, with product MTYQSAADSFRPSQSNSRKELRVEVHLESVLGSSMLGKRKVELLDISNFGCRAVCSLNVEPGTKVVLTMPGLAPIGAQIRWSRQGCLGLEFATPLHPLILHRLVAESREA from the coding sequence ATGACCTATCAGAGCGCGGCAGACAGCTTCAGGCCAAGCCAATCCAATTCCCGCAAGGAACTGCGGGTAGAAGTCCATCTTGAGAGCGTGCTGGGCAGTTCGATGCTGGGCAAGCGCAAAGTGGAGTTGCTGGACATCTCGAACTTCGGATGCCGCGCAGTGTGTTCGTTGAACGTCGAACCGGGTACCAAAGTCGTGCTGACGATGCCCGGGCTGGCGCCGATCGGCGCGCAGATCCGCTGGAGCCGGCAGGGCTGTCTGGGCCTGGAATTCGCAACCCCGCTGCATCCCCTGATCCTGCATCGGCTCGTTGCGGAGAGCCGCGAAGCCTGA
- a CDS encoding carbonic anhydrase, with amino-acid sequence MNEVIGRVVGFEKQVFPDQSALYSKLAADGQSPKALMISCADSRVVPEHIIQAQPGDLFVCRNAGNIVPPFSTQNGGVSSTVEYAVAALGVRDIIVCGHSDCGAMKALMNPEMLNGMPNVAAWLRHSHAAESVVKGGYPDMENGDAVRAASLENVVVQLAHLRTHPSVTAAISRGDVALHGWFVDISAGMVLGLDGETGRFVPIRDDRPLPVALPAAKRIASEHHGLEAAE; translated from the coding sequence GTGAACGAAGTAATCGGACGCGTCGTCGGTTTCGAGAAGCAGGTCTTCCCGGATCAGAGCGCCCTGTATTCGAAGCTCGCGGCCGATGGTCAGAGCCCGAAGGCGCTCATGATCTCGTGCGCGGATTCGCGCGTGGTGCCGGAGCATATCATCCAGGCCCAGCCCGGCGACCTGTTCGTCTGCCGCAATGCCGGCAACATCGTGCCGCCTTTCTCCACGCAGAACGGGGGCGTCTCGTCGACGGTGGAATATGCCGTCGCGGCGCTGGGCGTTCGCGACATCATCGTCTGTGGCCATTCGGACTGCGGCGCGATGAAGGCGCTGATGAACCCGGAGATGCTGAACGGCATGCCCAATGTCGCTGCCTGGCTGCGCCACAGCCATGCCGCCGAGTCGGTCGTGAAGGGCGGGTATCCTGACATGGAGAATGGCGACGCGGTGCGTGCGGCCAGCCTGGAGAATGTCGTGGTGCAGCTGGCGCATCTGCGCACCCACCCCTCCGTGACCGCGGCGATCTCGCGCGGCGACGTGGCCCTGCATGGCTGGTTCGTCGACATCAGTGCGGGCATGGTGCTCGGCCTCGACGGCGAGACCGGCCGCTTCGTGCCGATCCGCGACGACCGTCCGCTTCCCGTCGCGCTGCCCGCCGCCAAGCGGATCGCGTCCGAGCACCATGGCCTGGAAGCCGCGGAATGA
- a CDS encoding FdhF/YdeP family oxidoreductase yields MRDETDETVHYDKPAGGWGSLRGISLVAGKEGVSPGALDTLRRQNKPGGFMCVSCAWTKPANPHPFEFCENGAKATLWELTSRRCTPEFFAQHTVSELKTWRDYDLEQVGRLTHPMRYDPASDRYVPVAWEEAFRAIGAELRALEPKSTVFYASGRASLETSYLWALFARLYGHNNLPDSSNMCHETTSVGLKKVIGSSVGTCVAEDFEKCDAIFFFGQNPGTNSPRLLHPLQEAVRRGCRIVTFNPIQERGLIAFTNPQSPVEMATGKETRISELYFQVRPGGDIAAILGMCKHVLAREERQWTEQRHHLIDVDFIEQHTHGFGAFADLVKATEWEDIERESGLTRADLEAAADIYCGAKKVIAFYGMGVTQHVHGSQTIGTLINLLLLRGNLGREGAGISPVRGHSNVQGQRTVGISEKPELVPLDALEKLFGFAPPTEKGMNTVEACEGILAGEVKAFLGLGGNFIRAIPEREKMEAAWTGMRLTVQIATKLNRSHLINGEVAYLLPCLGRSEEDLQDSGAQIVTMEDSLSCIHGSISRRKPASEHLRSELSIVAGLAKAALPDNPKVRWDDWVGDYGQVRELIEATYPDEFADFNARVFTPGGFYRGNAARERVWKTESGKAEFSIPDGLNACGFAEAPGRYRLITLRSNDQFNTTIYGYSDRLRGIEGTRDVLLMNPDEIARAGIRAGQVVALVSDAEDGIHREVGGLTVTPFSLPDGCVAAYYPEMNPLIALSHHDCLSKTPAAKSVPVRIKADAA; encoded by the coding sequence ATGCGCGACGAGACGGACGAGACGGTGCACTATGACAAGCCGGCCGGTGGTTGGGGATCGCTTCGCGGTATTTCGCTGGTCGCCGGCAAGGAAGGTGTTTCACCGGGCGCGCTCGATACGCTGCGGCGTCAGAACAAGCCGGGCGGGTTCATGTGCGTCTCGTGCGCCTGGACCAAACCGGCAAATCCGCACCCGTTCGAGTTCTGCGAAAACGGTGCCAAGGCGACCTTGTGGGAGCTGACCAGCCGCCGCTGCACGCCCGAGTTTTTCGCCCAGCACACCGTTTCCGAGCTCAAGACCTGGCGCGACTATGACCTGGAGCAGGTGGGGCGATTGACGCACCCGATGCGCTACGATCCCGCCAGTGACAGATATGTACCCGTCGCCTGGGAGGAGGCGTTTCGCGCGATCGGCGCGGAGCTGCGCGCTCTCGAGCCCAAGTCGACGGTCTTCTATGCCTCGGGACGGGCAAGCCTGGAGACGTCCTATCTTTGGGCTCTGTTCGCCCGGCTCTACGGGCACAACAATCTGCCCGACAGCTCGAACATGTGCCACGAGACCACCTCGGTGGGCTTGAAGAAGGTCATCGGCTCGTCGGTCGGCACCTGTGTCGCCGAAGACTTCGAGAAGTGCGACGCGATCTTCTTCTTCGGGCAGAATCCAGGCACCAACAGTCCGCGCCTGCTGCACCCACTGCAGGAAGCGGTGCGGCGCGGCTGCCGCATCGTCACGTTCAATCCGATCCAGGAACGGGGGCTGATCGCCTTCACCAATCCGCAAAGCCCGGTGGAAATGGCGACGGGCAAGGAGACCCGCATCTCCGAGCTGTATTTCCAGGTTCGCCCGGGCGGCGACATCGCCGCGATCCTGGGGATGTGCAAGCACGTCCTGGCACGCGAGGAGCGTCAATGGACCGAGCAGCGGCATCATCTGATCGACGTCGACTTCATCGAACAACACACCCACGGCTTCGGCGCCTTTGCCGATCTGGTGAAGGCCACCGAGTGGGAGGACATCGAACGCGAATCGGGCCTGACTCGCGCCGATCTGGAGGCGGCTGCCGACATTTACTGCGGCGCCAAGAAGGTCATCGCCTTTTACGGCATGGGGGTCACTCAGCACGTCCATGGCTCGCAGACCATCGGCACGCTCATCAACCTGTTGCTGCTGCGCGGCAATTTGGGCCGGGAAGGTGCCGGCATCTCGCCGGTGCGCGGCCACTCCAACGTCCAGGGACAGCGCACCGTCGGTATCTCGGAAAAGCCCGAGCTGGTGCCGCTCGATGCGCTTGAAAAGCTGTTCGGCTTCGCACCGCCGACTGAGAAGGGCATGAACACGGTCGAGGCGTGCGAGGGCATTCTGGCGGGCGAGGTGAAGGCGTTCCTTGGCCTGGGCGGCAATTTCATCCGCGCCATCCCGGAGCGCGAAAAGATGGAGGCGGCCTGGACCGGCATGCGCCTGACCGTCCAGATCGCGACCAAATTGAACCGAAGTCACCTGATCAACGGCGAAGTCGCCTATCTGCTGCCCTGCCTCGGCCGGTCGGAGGAAGACCTGCAGGATAGCGGGGCGCAGATCGTCACGATGGAGGACAGCCTGTCCTGCATCCACGGCTCGATCAGCCGCCGCAAACCCGCCAGCGAGCATCTTCGCTCCGAACTTTCGATCGTCGCGGGACTCGCCAAGGCGGCGCTACCGGACAATCCGAAGGTGCGCTGGGACGACTGGGTCGGCGATTATGGCCAGGTGCGCGAGTTGATCGAAGCGACCTATCCCGACGAGTTCGCCGATTTCAACGCACGGGTGTTCACGCCCGGGGGCTTCTACCGCGGCAACGCCGCGCGCGAGCGGGTGTGGAAGACCGAAAGCGGCAAGGCCGAATTCAGCATCCCCGACGGGCTGAACGCCTGTGGCTTTGCCGAGGCGCCGGGCCGCTACCGCCTGATCACCTTGCGATCCAACGACCAGTTCAACACGACCATCTACGGCTATTCCGACCGGTTGCGCGGCATCGAAGGGACACGCGACGTGCTGCTGATGAACCCGGACGAGATTGCCAGGGCCGGGATACGCGCTGGCCAGGTCGTTGCGCTGGTCAGCGATGCGGAGGATGGCATTCACCGCGAGGTCGGCGGCTTGACCGTGACGCCTTTCTCGCTCCCCGATGGGTGCGTGGCGGCCTATTATCCGGAAATGAATCCGCTCATCGCGCTGTCGCATCATGACTGCCTGTCGAAGACTCCCGCGGCCAAATCGGTGCCGGTCCGCATCAAGGCCGACGCGGCGTAG
- a CDS encoding DNA polymerase III subunit chi codes for MQVDFYHLTRTPLARALPRIAERILANAGRLLVVASEEEVRVQLDQQLWTYAPDSFLPHGLAGGEDDARQPVLISGAVAAANGAENVALADGVWRDEALAFTRAFHFFTDDHIQEARLAWKGLAGKDGVERRYWKQDEAGRWEQAA; via the coding sequence ATGCAGGTCGATTTCTACCACCTGACCAGAACCCCTCTGGCACGCGCACTTCCCCGCATTGCCGAGCGTATCCTGGCGAATGCGGGGCGGTTGCTGGTGGTCGCGTCGGAAGAGGAGGTGCGGGTGCAGCTGGACCAACAGCTATGGACCTATGCGCCGGACAGCTTCCTGCCCCACGGCCTTGCCGGCGGTGAAGACGATGCACGCCAGCCGGTGTTGATCAGTGGCGCCGTAGCGGCGGCGAACGGCGCGGAGAACGTCGCGCTGGCGGATGGCGTATGGCGGGACGAGGCACTGGCGTTTACCCGCGCTTTCCACTTCTTCACCGACGACCACATCCAGGAAGCGCGGCTGGCGTGGAAGGGGCTTGCTGGCAAGGACGGCGTGGAGCGGCGATACTGGAAGCAGGACGAGGCCGGACGCTGGGAACAGGCGGCCTGA